CGGATGCGGTGCTGCGGCATACGCAGTTTCACATTGTTGGCCCACAGCGCCGCCGCGAAGCAGCCGCCGAACATGCCGATAATCATCATCCCGTCGATGCGGGTCAGCGGGGTGCCTTCCAGATGAATCAGCTTGTAGTAACCCCAGTTTTCGGCGTGCACGCCGAAGAGCTGTAAGAGCTGTCCGCCCCAGCGGGTGAATTCGCCGGTGACGGCCCAGAAGGTGCCGGTGATGCCGAAATAGTAAGTGGAGAGGATGCCTGCGGCGATTACGGCGGGCAGCGGTGCCCAGAAACGAACGAGGTATTGCTGTTTAAAGTCGTGCCATGACATGAATTTTAGCCTCTGAACTCAGACGGAACTAAAAGGCGCTGTGAGCGCGCCAAAAGAAGCCCGCATCTTACGCCGCTGGCGGTTTTCGCACAGCAAAAATTCGGCAAAAGCGAATCTGGATCAATTCCCGCGCCGCCGCGTTGGGGTGGAAGCGTTAATGCTTTAATGCCACAATCTTTTTTTCTTCACGGGCAGGACAAACGATGAAAAAAATCGCACTGGGATTGATGATGCTGGGGCTGAGCGGATGCGTTCAGGTGGAGAACTATAACGAGGTGGTGAAAACGCCGCCGCCGGCGGGGATAGCGGGGTACTGGCAGTCGAAAGGGCCGCAAAGTGAGCTGGTAAGCCCGGAGGCGATCGCAAGCCTGGTGGTGACGCCCGCTGGTGATACCCTCGACTGCCGTCAATGGCAGCGGGTGATTGCGCTGCCAGGGAAGCTGATGCGTCGCGACGATACCCTGTATAACGTGACCAATAAGCTTGAAGTTTATAAGCTTTCTCGCGAGGGTAACACACTGGAATACGCCGGAATGACGCTTGAGCGCGTGGACCGTCCGACGACAGAATGCGCGGATTTCCTCGCCAAAAATCCGCTGGAGACGCCGCTGCCGTAACCGTGCGTTGGCAGTGAAAGTGAGCCTGGCGCGTGTCTGCGTGCCGGGCTTTTTTATGGGCGTCTGGCGGTGGGGTTGGGTATGGATTTGTGATGGCGGGTGCGCTTCGCTTACCCGCCCTACGTCAGGGTTGGGCCTGGGTTTATGAATGGCGGGTGCGCTGCGCTTACCCGCCCTGGGGACCGGAGTGTCTTTTGTAGGGTGGGTAAGCGTAAGCGCACCCACCGTTTTTTTCGCCCGCCCATAAAGCGGACGCCAGAGTGGATGGTTTTGCTCCGGCTAAAAAAATCGGCCCCTGAGGGCCGATTTCCGCCGGGAGCCGGGATTGCAAAGGGGGCGGCGGCGAGCCCCCTTTGCACGTTCGCGTGAGAAAAGCGTCCATATAAAAGTGACGTTCAGGCGAACGGAGCATATTCTTCAGCCCTGTATATCCTTTTATCCGGCGCTCTGTATAAAGGTGAGAGTGAAAATCTGGCGGCGGGTGCGCATACGCTTACCCGCCCTACGACAGGATTGGGTCTGGGTTTATGAATGGCGGGTGCGCTGCGCTTACCCGCCCTACGGCAGGATTGGGTCTGGGTTTATGAATGGCGGGTGCGCTGCGCTTACCCGCCCTACGGCAGGATTGGGTCTGGGTTTATGAATGGCGGGTGCGCATACGCTTACCCGCCCTAAAGGCCGGAGTCTCTTTTGTAGGGTGGGTAAGCGAAGCGCTCCCACCATCAGGCAAAACCCCACCATCGGGCCAGACACCTGCTTCACACATCACACTGAAATATTCACATTCCCGGACGGGAGAAAAGCGCAGGGCCGCGGCGTTAAACCACGGCCCTGAATGACAGGAAATTATTGATTAAAATCGTTTGGCATCAAAACGTTGCCGGAAAGCTTACCATAGGTGGACACCAGCGATTTCTGATTGCCGTTCTGCTCAATCAGCACGCGTAACTCTTCCATTCTCGCCTGCAGTTTGATTTTCAGCGCTGCCTCGTTGGCCAGCACCTTTGTCAGCAGCTCACGCGCTTTCTCATGAAACACGCTGTTGTCCGGCTCGATCGGATTGCGGGCAATCGCTTCCACCAGGGTAACGTACTTTACTTCCTGTTCAATCAGCTCATCCCACTGTCCTGAGTTCGCCAGGCTGAGCATGGTATTACTAAGCGCATACAGCGCCTGCCAGTTATTTAGGGATGAGATGAAATCATTCATCAGAACGTTTCCTGCGCGAGAGTGGTGCCGGGACCAATCTGCTTCCAGGCGTCAGCAATATTGGTCATCAGGGTTTCAACTTCATTGATGGCATCAACATCGTTACGCAGGTTCGCATGCAGTAAACGTCGCACCATGTATTCGTAAAGCGAGGCCAGATTACGCGGCAGGTCGCCGCCGATATCCATATTCAGGCCAGCTTTGAGTCCGTTATCGATAATGTTAATGGCCTTGGTCAGCGCCTGACCTTTCGCCACGATGTCGCCCTGTTCGATAAACAGGCGCGCGCGAACAAGGGCACTGAGTGCCCCGTCAAATAACATTACGACCAGCTGGTGTGGGCTTGCGCTCATTACCGCACTTTCCAGGCCCACCTGCTGGTAGGCCTGAACACCAGAGCTATTGTACATATCCGTTCCTTAACTGCTTGAAGAGGAGAACTGTTTAGTCAGGTACGTTGAGGTACTGTTCAGTTTATTCACCAGGGAATCCAGGTTGCTAAACTGCGACTTATAACGCGCCATGGTGGCTTCAATAGAAGCTTCCATCGCGGTATAGCGCTTATCCAGCGATTTCAGCGTGTCGTTAATACTGTCTTTCGCATTCTGAATCACCCCTTCTTTGCCGGTGGTGGTGCTCAGCATAGAGGTGAGGGTGTTATTCATCTGCGTGGCCATACCGGTCGCTTTACCATCGCCCACAAAGTACGCCTGAACGGCGTCCGGGTTTTCGGTCAGCGCTTTGGTCAGTTTCGCATCATCAACTTTCAGCACGCCAGCGGCGCCGTCGGCAGCCAGAACCGGGTCCTGCGTGATACCGAGCTGCGCCATGATAGCGATACTGCCGCTCTGCACCTGCGTCAGCGTGCTGCGCAGCTGAGACTGAATGGAACGCACGTTACTGTCGCCAATCAGCGCGCCGTTGTTGGAGGATTGCGTATCGCCTGCATCCACTTTGACGTACTTGGTCACAGACGCGATGGTTGACTGCAGCGCGTTATACGCGGTCACCCAGTCGGTCACGGCCTTTTTGTTGGCGTCGGTCGCGCGGGTCACAGAGAGCGTTTCGTTAGCGGTGCTCTGCGCTTTCAGCGTCAGCGTGGTGCCAGGCAGCGCGTCAGAAATCACGTTGGTGGAACGTTCGATTTCGATATCGTTCACCACCACTTTGGCGTTCTGAGAGGCCGTCTGGATGGAGAGCGCGCCGGTTTTGGTGCTGGAATCGAAGCCGATAATCCCCTGCAGGGTATCGTCGCCGGTGACCGTGACGGTCATGTCATTGCTGGTGCCTGTCGTTTTGGAGGTCAGCATCAGGCGGTAGTCGCCATCAGACGCTTTAATCACGCTTGCGGAAACATTGCCGCCCGCTTTGTTAATCGCTTTTGCGATGCCGTTCAGCGAGGTATCGCCATCAGCCAGAGAAACGGTCAGCGGTTTGGACGTGCCCGGCTGGCTGATGGTGACGGTTCGGGTCGTGCCAGTGGTGGCACCCAGCTGCGTGGTGTTGCTGGCGATAGAGCCAGAGGTCAGCACCTGTGCTTTCGCCATCTGTTTTACGTTGACGGTGTAATCACCGGTCATCGCATCGCTGGTGGTGGTTGCCGCAAACGCGGTGTTAGTACTGCTGACCGAGGTTGAGTTCCATGTTGCGGTTTTACCGAGCGCAGCCGTCGCGGTCTGCAGGCTCTGCAGGGAACTTTGCAGCTTGCTGTAGGCGCTCAACTGCGTGTTATAAGTTGTCTGCTGTTTGGTAATAACCGTCAGTTTGGTTTGTTCTGCCGCTTCCAGCTTGTCATACAGATCGGCAAGCCCAAGATTCGAGCCTACCCCGAGATTACTGATTGTAGCCATGCGTGATTTCCTTGAAGTCGATGGTCGTTTCAGTCTCTTATCGGCGACGCAAAGCAAAAGTTTACTCCTGGCGCTAAAAAATAATCCCAGGAATAGATGATGCAGAGAGGGGCTATTGATCCGATGGCCTGCCTTAAGTGAAATATTTCCCTTCTTTATATGTCTGCAAAAAAGTCAGAAAAAAATGACTACTCCGCATTAATAAAAGGGAAATAGCAGCCAGAATTTATTTATGCAATACATAAGAAAAATCTTAGTTCTGAGACTTATAAAAAGACATTAAATAAAACAATTCTTTAAAAAACAATAACATGTAAATTTTTTGAGTTTGTTTCTAAAGTCTTTTTAAGAAGCGTCGATAACCTTGTTGACGGTGAGAGACGCCGTGAGTGTTAGGCACCGAACCTAAACCCAATTTTTGAAGGAATTAAATTATGTCAGTTATCAATACTAACCTTTTGTCCCTGACCACTCAGACCAACCTGAACAAATCTCAGTCTGCTCTGGGCACTGCTATCGAGCGTCTGTCCTCTGGTCTGCGTATCAACAGCGCGAAAGACGACGCTGCTGGCCAGGCGATTGCTAACCGTATGACCTCTCAGGTTAAAGGTATGACCCAGGCTGCTCGTAACGCAAACGACGGCATCTCCCTGGTT
The genomic region above belongs to Cronobacter malonaticus LMG 23826 and contains:
- the fliD gene encoding flagellar filament capping protein FliD yields the protein MATISNLGVGSNLGLADLYDKLEAAEQTKLTVITKQQTTYNTQLSAYSKLQSSLQSLQTATAALGKTATWNSTSVSSTNTAFAATTTSDAMTGDYTVNVKQMAKAQVLTSGSIASNTTQLGATTGTTRTVTISQPGTSKPLTVSLADGDTSLNGIAKAINKAGGNVSASVIKASDGDYRLMLTSKTTGTSNDMTVTVTGDDTLQGIIGFDSSTKTGALSIQTASQNAKVVVNDIEIERSTNVISDALPGTTLTLKAQSTANETLSVTRATDANKKAVTDWVTAYNALQSTIASVTKYVKVDAGDTQSSNNGALIGDSNVRSIQSQLRSTLTQVQSGSIAIMAQLGITQDPVLAADGAAGVLKVDDAKLTKALTENPDAVQAYFVGDGKATGMATQMNNTLTSMLSTTTGKEGVIQNAKDSINDTLKSLDKRYTAMEASIEATMARYKSQFSNLDSLVNKLNSTSTYLTKQFSSSSS
- the fliT gene encoding flagella biosynthesis regulatory protein FliT → MNDFISSLNNWQALYALSNTMLSLANSGQWDELIEQEVKYVTLVEAIARNPIEPDNSVFHEKARELLTKVLANEAALKIKLQARMEELRVLIEQNGNQKSLVSTYGKLSGNVLMPNDFNQ
- the yedD gene encoding lipoprotein YedD, with translation MKKIALGLMMLGLSGCVQVENYNEVVKTPPPAGIAGYWQSKGPQSELVSPEAIASLVVTPAGDTLDCRQWQRVIALPGKLMRRDDTLYNVTNKLEVYKLSREGNTLEYAGMTLERVDRPTTECADFLAKNPLETPLP
- the fliS gene encoding flagellar export chaperone FliS, with protein sequence MYNSSGVQAYQQVGLESAVMSASPHQLVVMLFDGALSALVRARLFIEQGDIVAKGQALTKAINIIDNGLKAGLNMDIGGDLPRNLASLYEYMVRRLLHANLRNDVDAINEVETLMTNIADAWKQIGPGTTLAQETF